AAGTCTTTAAAAATCGTGAATGACTCATCTGCAAATAGTTGTGCTAAGAAGGGATGTCCCAAATCACCAGCTGCTCCCATTTCCCCTGGCCTCCCAGGATTTTTGCTTAGAAAATCCTCCCAAAGGTTAATGTGAGCAGGTTTCTGATAAGTGTCTCTTGGGCttgatctggaggaggaaggtTGAATAGGTCCTAGGAAACAAACTTTGCCTCTTCGCTATCAATTTAAAGACACTTTCATGGGCACAAAGGGAAGGGGAGGGTGAGGAGGAAAAGATGGGAACCAATATGGGGGAAAGTAAGAAGAGGTTCCCTAGTAAACACAGTGAATGGCAGTGCAATagctttatggttcctgcagaaataCCAGGGAAGGCGCTATAGTAAACAAACCAGGTTTCTTTACAACTTCAAAGAAAGGAGTACAAAAGGCAATAAAAATGGTCCTACCCAATCGTATGTCTTaataactccaaaaaaaaaatcaaaaccattaaaataCACTGCCAACAGGATGGTAGGCTCTTTCTTGAACCCTTTTTCCTTTATGCTAAAACTACAGCTCTATTCAGCTCTTGGATGAAATACCATGGTAAGTAGTCTTTCTCTAGGGTTTGAGTTTGTATTGTTTTTTGCTGGTTATCTTTTAAAACAGTTTTATGtatcatatatttttgtttttaattatttcattgaagagacCAGTATTTGGCAGAATTCAAGGAGGAGTTGGGGGGGAGGAAGTATCATTTAAGCTGAAATCATAATGCAGGATCTTTTCATAAATGTAGAACTAATTGGTCTCTtgggaaagaggaaatgaaagtgaATTGTTTGAATGCAAAGTGATTTAATTTAAAGTACAGTACTGAACATTTAAATGCAGTGTGACACCCAGATTAGAAATGTTTCATGTTTGCatgaatttataaattttatattatatatatctatatatttcatatataaatttaAGCCATTGTGCAACACTCTTAAAAGGGTCATTTCACATTTACTAAATTCTAGTGGTCCTGGAATGCAGAGTGCATTctgtaaaaatattaatttaactattaACAAGTAATGTTCCAATCACCAACTAAGACAATCTCAGGGATTAAATATGCTATCTTTGATCCATGTTTCACTGATTTATACATTGCAGAGGTATGCAGTCAAGAAATTATGGGTCTGAAACTGTCAAAATGACAGTAGAGTATACAACATGAAGAGGGAAACATTAATCGAAATATTCCTCCATTTGTGGCAGACTAGGGCTCAGAGATAACTCACTAAATCATGTTGTCTCTGTCCTTGCTCTGGTATTATTTACCTTCTTCATCCAAATAGATTATTTACTTTAGAAATTTAGGTATGTTATAAACTCATCACTGCAATGTGCCCACGTCTCATGATATCCTGCTGGAAACTGGAAAACACACAGTACTTTATTTAAACAATCCCTAATTGCTACATTGTCCTAGACCATATTCAATATattgtgtgtatctatatatatatatatatatacatacatacatatatcacatacacatatataaacacacacacaatatacacacatacacacggcAACTATAACATCACACTGACAATAACATTAACTTTATACaagtatttgccaagaaaaataggGCATTTCCTCCACCATTTATTCACAAGCTTATGTTGGGTTACGTTTTTTTCTTGTGTCCctgataaaacaaaatacatggtTAAACCACAaaatttgttgttgtcattttacTTCAAATTTTCTGAAGGCAACAGGCACTTTGATTCATATTGGTGTGTACAAatataatatatctttttttcaataatataCTACCCCCTCTCTACTTGGGTATTTTGTCTGTGAAATCTTTGGTCCTTGAGCATACGTTCTTTGCTCCAGctgtttttgtttgcattttcacatttttaaaacatgaacTATGCACTCAGCTGGAAATAATGGATTATGTCATCATTAGGTCTGCTGTTTTTCATGATAACTACACCAATCTACTACTGTTCTTTTGGAGCAAGCTGTTCACTTAAGAGCATTCTAGTTAAGCAAGCAATACCTTCTATGGGATTATTCCACAGAGAGCATCTGTTTGCAAGCCCCAAAGGgagccattccaatatctttgagATCAGTTTTTTTCCTCTGCATTATGCCTCTACATTTTTAACTAAACTCCAAAATATGTAGTAGTAAATTGGGTGAGACTATTTTTCTTCACATTCTCCCATTTTCAAATTccattctataaaaaaaaagctttccaaCTTTGTCTAAGCCAGAGCTATGGGCAGGTATTGCAAACCCATATTGTCATCAAGCACTCCTTCCCTTGTTATTTCAGGAGAAGCTGGTTGCTTTTAATGACAGGCCTCTTGTGCTCCAGGGGTAgaatccaatttttttcttttttttttcttttcttttttttttggttcatttcTAGATCATGCTCCCACACCTATTAAAAGACCCACAAGCTTTGTCAAGCTTGAACACTGGAGCAGACCATCATTGCACAAAACACACCCCATTCTGCAGACAaggtcactctttttttttttttaaacttctaaagaaaaaaaaaatcccattggACATTTTAGAAATGGTCCTTAATTGCAGGGCAACCAAGTAGAGTATGTATGCTGCTGGCATGTGAACACTGGCTGAACCTGGGCAATATAGTAATTGCTAAAGTTGGCATCTGCTACATATGGGGCTGGCTGGTAGTAACAGGTGACATTGGCCACATTGGGGATAATATTTTGCTCAGCCAGCACACGGATAGCCAGCATGGTAATGAGATTCAAAGTCTGTCTTCTTTCATGTCCCATCAAACACACCGTACTTTCATTCACCACACCGTGAAGGGTCATGAGATAGTCATACTTGCGGTCTTCCAAACCCACAAAGTGGTTCTGCAAGTAGGATTCCAACTTTCTCTGCTGTTCACCAATGTCTGAGAAGTCGATGAAAAATCTGGAACACATATACCTCTGGAGGGACTTAATTTCAGCCTCTGAAGCAGCCCTAAAACCCCTAACCAAAAGGTTGCAGTATTTAAGAAGCCCTCCTCCTCtgatttcttctggatttctggtGGCAATGACCTTGTTGCAAAGGTGATCAAAGGCTTCTTGGAAATCTCCATAGACACTCTCCCCAATTATAGTGGGGTGAAAAGTTTCAGTCATTGGGTTTTCTGAGCATTCATAAAAAAGCAGGAGAGAGTCTAACTTGATTTGAAAAGAGTCTACACTAAACTCAAACTGACGTCGCAGGGAATCCACAAATTTCAGTTCCACATTTTTGCCGCTGTTGTTTGACAGGGAGATGAGACTCCAGCGGTCTGAGTCATTGCATACTTTTACCATTTTCTGCACATAAGCTTcctaaaacatgaaagacaaagCAAGCAAATGAACAGGACTAGTAATTTAAATCAACCCCCTTTCACAACTTAGAATGCAGCTGTTCCTTTCTTCCACGTTTTACTCAAATGCCCTAGGCTAGCTACAGGTTTCAATATTCCCCTCCAAGAAGTTCCCCTCCCCCACAACAAACTCATCCCCGAGGTAAAAGTGACTTTTACAGACTGGGACAGAGCACAGGAAAAAAAGTAATAGTTTGATGTGCCTAGCAGATAGGGCTCAGTACTAACAGATTTCAGGACAGACGTCCCATAGTACGATATCTTGAGAAGGCTGACTGCTCACACATTTTAACCAGTTGCAAAAATGTTGCCAAAAAGGCTGACTCTGTAAGTCTTAAAGCATTCGGGCTTCCAGAATCCAGAGCCCACAACCGATTCATATTTTCCAATACAACAACACTCAATTGAGTGTCTCAGTCCTACTTCAAGCTAGTCTCATTAAGCTTAGGATTTCATTACTACAGTAATAGAGCTCACCAAATAATTTGAAATGGTTAaataaaaacagattaaaataaaCGACTTTCGAAACGTCACTACTTTTTGGCTCCTGAAATCCGTTCCAAGAAAAACTTTCTCAGGTAATGCATGCAaggctaaaaataaaatttttaaaaaggggcggggggggggaggtaTGTGGGGGAACctagacactttttttttttaaacaaatgcttAAAATTGCGCGAGCGACCACAATTCATTCTCCAAACCAAGGCTAAAATGTTCACGCTTTATACGGTTGgcggtttggggggggggtaaggaACTTGAAAGAGGGTAAGGAAGCTACAAATTGCTTAAAGTAATACAAATCTTTATGGCACAACTACATTTCAGAAGTCAGGTGAGGGAAATGGAACACTAAAGCACCATTAGTCAAAGTTAACTTTTCTTGCTCCATTTCCAGATCCATTCCCAGATTACTTCCATTCTAATCCTCGACTTTCTTTTCTAAGTCAATTCATTAGGAAGGTTTGGCCTTACCTTAAGAGTCAGCGGTGTAATCTTCTCTTTATTCACTCCTTCAGGCAAGAAATCCAAAAGGCAGTCCAGGACCACGTCCTTGACAGTCTGAAACTCCTCTTCTCCCTGGAGATCTGCGCAGAAGATGAGGTCCAGGTCCTTATAGCCCAGGCCGCTGTCCTGGTGCAGGACGTGGCTGGCGGCGGAGCCATTGAGCCGCACGTCCCGGACTCCAATGCGCTTCTCCTCCAGCCGGCTCCTCACAACCTTCACGATTTGACGGGGCTGCATCTCCAGGGTGGGAAAGTTGCCCCGGCCGTGGATGGGAATCATCTCGCTCAAGATATCGTCGAGCCGCTGCACTTGCTCCCAGCTCAGGACGTTACAGTGCATGGTGGGGTTCTCACAGCAGCTAACACAGCAGTTATTCCCACCGAAGCTGCTGCTGTTGCAGCTGCAGCCGCACCAGTCGCTACCGCTACCGGTACAGATGCGGGTGCTTTTGGCACTTTCGTCATCAGCCATGATAAAGAGCCGTTCTCCCTCCGTTGCGAAATGCCCAGTGAATGCCAGGTTCTGTCCtaggagataagaaagaaaaagaaaagaagctaagTTAGAACCAGAGAGTGGGTGACTAGCTGCGAGGAATCAGAGCCCCAGGACAGCCCGAAGATCCCAATCTAAAGTTTCTAAATGGTTCTCCACTTTAAGTCTAAGGAGAATTTTCGCTTTTCTCTATAGCTTGAATCCGGCCCTCTCTTTCCACCCCCACTCCTAGCCCCCTACATATACGGACCAGAAGCCCCCAGTAGTCTAGCCCAAAATGCACAATTCTAATATTCGCGGCTGCAGGGAAGATGCATTGGGACTGAGCCCTCGTTCCCTTCCCACTTCTGTCACACCTGGGCTCAATCGCAGCCTTCTGATCCAAAGAGCTATTAAATGTGCGAACACAGCAGCAAAGGAGAGAAACGCTGGGATAAAGTGCTGAGGAACCGTTGGTATTTGGAGTGAGGAGGTGGTAGATGGGTTCCTGTTCCTGAATGTTCGTTAATTAACCTCTTTCGTACTTTCTCTCTGTGCACTCTGCTCCCAGGCTGTCTGGCAGAGAATAtgggtctctctttctctgaaagaTGCTTTAACCCTTCTTCTTCCACCTCTTCTTAAGCGCAGCTCTCTTCTCTCCCAGAAGCTGGGACACTTGCCGTCGGGGCTCTTCTGCCGCTTGCCCTCTGGCGCTTCTGCTACAGCTGTCGTCCCGCCACCGCCTTCCCCTATGCTTCTGTCTCTAGAGCTTTAGCAGTTCTGCTTGAGAAATGTCTTCTGTACTTTTTATATGGGATTTCTCAGCGCTTCCGGGGCTCTCAGTCGCTGCGCTTTAGCCACTCCCACATCATCTGCATACGGCCTTCGGACCTAGCTCTGGCTACCCCGCCTACTTGATTTACATGTGGGAAAACTGCTTTTGCCCTCCCAGCCGAGGACTAGAACCATCTTTTGCGGGTAAACACCaccctccttttttttctacGCCACTTCTTTCATTTCCCTAAGAAGCGNNNNNNNNNNNNNNNNNNNNNNNNNNNNNNNNNNNNNNNNNNNNNNNNNNNNNNNNNNNNNNNNNNNNNNNNNNNNNNNNNNNNNNNNNNNNNNNNNNNNNNNNNNNNNNNNNNNNNNNNNNNNNNNNNNNNNNNNNNNNNNNNNNNNNNNNNNNNNNNNNNNNNNNNNNNNNNNNNNNNNNNNNNNNNNNNNNNNNNNNNNNNNNNNNNNNNNNNNNNNNNNNNNNNNNNNNNNNNNNNNNNNNNNNNNNNNNNNNNNNNNNNNNNNNNNNNNNNNNNNNNNNNNNNNNNNNNNNNNNNNNNNNNNNNNNNNNNNNNNNNNNNNNNNNNNNNNNNNNNNNNNNNNNNNNNNNNNNNNNNNNNNNNNNNNNNNNNNNNNNNNNNNNNNNNNNNNNNNNNNNNNNNNNNNNNNNNNNNNNNNNNNNNNNNNNNNNNNNNNNNNNNNNNNNNNNNNNNNNNNNNNNNNNNNNNNNNNNNNNNNNNNNNNNNNNNNNNNNNNNNNNNNNNNNNNNNNNNNNNNNNNNNNNNNNNNNNNNNNNNNNNNNNNNNNNNNNNNNNNNNNNNNNNNNNNNNNNNNNNNNNNNNNNNNNNNNNNNNNNNNNNNNNNNNNNNNNNNNNNNNNNNNNNNNNNNNNNNNNNNNNNNNNNNNNNNNNNNNNNNNNNNNNNNNNNNNNNNNNNNNNNNNNNNNNNNNNNNNNNNNNNNNNNNNNNNNNNNNNNNNNNNNNNNNNNNNNNNNNNNNNNNNNNNNNNNNNNNNNNNNNNNNNNNNNNNNNNNNNNNNNNNNNNNNNNNNNNNNNNNNNNNNNNNNNNNNNNNNNNNNNNNNNNNNNNNNNNNNNNNNNNNNNNNNNNNNNNNNNNNNNNNNNNNNNNNNNNNNNNNNNNNNNNNNNNNNNNNNNNNNNNNNNNNNNNNNNNNNNNNNNNNNNNNNNNNNNNNNNNNNNNNNNNNNNNNNNNNNNNNNNNNNNNNNNNNNNNNNNNNNNNNNNNNNNNNNNNNNNNNNNNNNNNNNNNNNNNNNNNNNNNNNNNNNNNNNNNNNNNNNNNNNNNNNNNNNNNNNNNNNNNNNNNNNNNNNNNNNNNNNNNNNNNNNNNNNNNNNNNNNNNNNNNNNNNNNNNNNNNNNNNNNNNNNNNNNNNNNNNNNNNNNNNNNNNNNNNNNNNNNNNNNNNNNNNNNNNNNNNNNNNNNNNNNNNNNNNNNNNNNNNNNNNNNNNNNNNNNNNNNNNNNNNNNNNNNNNNNNNNNNNNNNNNNNNNNNNNNNNNNNNNNNNNNNNNNNNNNNNNNNNNNNNNNNNNNNNNNNNNNNNNNNNNNNNNNNNNNNNNNNNNNNNNNNNNNNNNNNNNNNNNNNNNNNNNNNNNNNNNNNNNNNNNNNNNNNNNNNNNNNNNNNNNNNNNNNNNNNNNNNNNNNNNNNNNNNNNNNNNNNNNNNNNNNNNNNNNNNNNNNNNNNNNNNNNNNNNNNNNNNNNNNNNNNNNNNNNNNNNNNNNNNNNNNNNNNNNNNNNNNNNNNNNNNNNNNNNNNNNNNNNNNNNNNNNNNNNNNNNNNNNNNNNNNNNNNNNNNNNNNNNNNNNNNNNNNNNNNNNNNNNNNNNNNNNNNNNNNN
The window above is part of the Gracilinanus agilis isolate LMUSP501 chromosome 4, AgileGrace, whole genome shotgun sequence genome. Proteins encoded here:
- the TENT5A gene encoding terminal nucleotidyltransferase 5A — translated: MADDESAKSTRICTGSGSDWCGCSCNSSSFGGNNCCVSCCENPTMHCNVLSWEQVQRLDDILSEMIPIHGRGNFPTLEMQPRQIVKVVRSRLEEKRIGVRDVRLNGSAASHVLHQDSGLGYKDLDLIFCADLQGEEEFQTVKDVVLDCLLDFLPEGVNKEKITPLTLKEAYVQKMVKVCNDSDRWSLISLSNNSGKNVELKFVDSLRRQFEFSVDSFQIKLDSLLLFYECSENPMTETFHPTIIGESVYGDFQEAFDHLCNKVIATRNPEEIRGGGLLKYCNLLVRGFRAASEAEIKSLQRYMCSRFFIDFSDIGEQQRKLESYLQNHFVGLEDRKYDYLMTLHGVVNESTVCLMGHERRQTLNLITMLAIRVLAEQNIIPNVANVTCYYQPAPYVADANFSNYYIAQVQPVFTCQQHTYSTWLPCN